A window from Rhizosphaericola mali encodes these proteins:
- a CDS encoding M3 family metallopeptidase, whose protein sequence is MQIKISTALCLAFGLGCLSNTPSWAQKNKGAISISSLKQNPLLTKSTLQYQAPEFDKIKNEDFKPAFDLYLKEAKSHIEKIANSKETPTFTNTIVALELSGTDLTRVMLIFSNLVSANTNDTLQKLDEEYAPIFTAYEDQIYLNTPLYQRIKTLYAKKEQLGLDKESLRLLDVYNQKFEIAGANLSEEKKAELKKVNGEIATLASVFNNKLLAARKAGGLLVDDKKELDGLSEDEIAAAAQDATTAGHPGKYLLALQNTTQQPLLQNLKNRATREKLYKASWTRAEKGDANDTRATLEKLAALRLKKAQLLGKPDFAAWALQDQMAKTPEAALKLLSEMAKPAVKKANEEAGEIQALIDAQGGNFKLEPWDWNFYAEQVRKAKFDLDENQIKPYFEVITVLEKGVFYAANKLYGLTFKVRKDLPVYNPDVVAYEVFDKEGNSIAIYYLDFFTRDNKSGGAWMSNFVEQSHLLGQKPVIVNVYNFQKPAPNKPSLISYDDVTTIFHEFGHSIHGMFADQKYATLSGTNVPRDFVEFPSQINEQWALDSTVLKNYAIHYQTKEVIPQTLIDKLKKSKTFNEGYAVTELLSAATLDMAWHTITSDKELIPANEFETNALKKYGLYVPTVPPRYHSPYFLHIFNNGYAAGYYAYIWSEMLDFDAFDWFEHHGGLTRENGERFRKYILSVGNSMDLNEAFRDFTGHDPEITPLLKGRGLE, encoded by the coding sequence ATGCAAATAAAAATTTCGACAGCACTTTGTTTAGCCTTCGGATTAGGTTGTTTGAGTAATACTCCATCTTGGGCACAAAAAAACAAAGGAGCAATTTCGATTTCATCATTAAAACAGAATCCCTTGTTGACAAAAAGTACTTTACAATATCAAGCTCCCGAGTTTGACAAGATAAAAAATGAAGATTTTAAGCCTGCTTTTGATTTGTATTTGAAAGAAGCCAAATCCCATATTGAAAAAATTGCCAATAGTAAAGAGACGCCGACATTTACAAATACGATAGTCGCACTCGAATTGAGCGGAACAGATCTGACGCGTGTTATGCTGATTTTTTCCAATTTAGTCAGTGCGAATACCAATGATACTCTGCAAAAATTGGATGAAGAATATGCGCCTATTTTTACGGCTTATGAAGATCAAATTTATCTAAATACACCATTATATCAAAGAATCAAAACCTTGTATGCCAAAAAAGAGCAATTGGGTTTGGATAAGGAAAGCCTTCGTTTGTTAGATGTTTATAATCAAAAGTTTGAAATTGCTGGCGCAAATTTATCTGAAGAAAAAAAGGCCGAACTAAAGAAAGTTAATGGTGAAATAGCCACGCTAGCGTCCGTTTTTAATAATAAATTATTGGCGGCAAGAAAGGCAGGAGGTTTATTGGTGGATGACAAAAAAGAATTAGATGGTTTGTCGGAAGATGAAATTGCGGCAGCAGCGCAAGATGCAACAACAGCTGGACATCCAGGTAAATATTTGTTGGCATTACAAAATACCACACAACAACCATTATTGCAAAATCTCAAAAATCGCGCTACAAGGGAAAAATTATACAAAGCCTCTTGGACTAGAGCAGAAAAAGGAGATGCTAATGATACACGTGCTACATTGGAAAAATTAGCAGCACTGCGTCTGAAAAAAGCACAACTTTTAGGTAAACCTGATTTTGCGGCTTGGGCTTTACAAGATCAGATGGCGAAAACGCCAGAAGCGGCTTTGAAATTATTATCCGAAATGGCAAAACCAGCCGTAAAAAAAGCCAACGAAGAAGCGGGCGAAATACAAGCTTTAATAGATGCGCAGGGCGGTAATTTCAAACTAGAACCTTGGGACTGGAATTTCTATGCTGAGCAAGTGCGAAAGGCAAAATTTGACCTAGACGAAAATCAAATCAAGCCTTATTTTGAAGTAATTACCGTATTGGAAAAAGGTGTTTTTTATGCGGCGAACAAACTATATGGTTTGACTTTTAAAGTTAGAAAAGACTTACCTGTATATAACCCAGATGTAGTTGCGTATGAAGTTTTCGATAAAGAGGGTAATTCAATTGCTATTTACTATTTAGATTTCTTCACTAGAGATAATAAAAGTGGCGGCGCTTGGATGAGCAATTTTGTAGAACAATCACATTTATTAGGTCAAAAGCCCGTCATTGTAAATGTGTACAATTTCCAAAAGCCCGCACCCAATAAGCCTTCGCTTATTAGTTATGATGATGTGACTACAATTTTCCATGAATTTGGTCATAGTATACATGGAATGTTTGCAGACCAAAAATATGCAACACTTTCTGGTACGAATGTACCAAGAGATTTTGTAGAATTTCCTTCACAAATAAATGAACAATGGGCATTGGATTCCACCGTTTTGAAAAACTATGCGATACACTATCAAACAAAAGAAGTAATCCCGCAAACATTGATTGACAAACTAAAAAAATCAAAAACATTCAACGAGGGTTATGCCGTGACAGAACTATTGTCTGCTGCAACTTTGGATATGGCATGGCATACGATAACTTCTGATAAAGAATTAATTCCTGCCAATGAATTTGAAACAAATGCATTGAAAAAATATGGATTGTATGTACCTACCGTACCGCCGAGATATCATTCGCCTTATTTTTTGCATATTTTCAATAATGGTTATGCCGCAGGATATTATGCGTATATCTGGTCTGAAATGTTAGACTTTGATGCATTTGACTGGTTCGAGCATCATGGTGGACTAACTAGAGAAAATGGCGAACGTTTTAGAAAATATATTTTGTCTGTGGGTAATAGTATGGACCTCAATGAAGCCTTTAGAGACTTTACAGGTCATGATCCAGAAATCACACCTTTGCTGAAAGGTAGAGGATTAGAATAG
- a CDS encoding aspartate aminotransferase family protein, with protein MQLRQLFLSHIGQTSPAPLAIHMVKAQGIYQYDSEGKAYIDMISGFSVSNIGHSHPKVVQAVKDQAEKYMHLIVYGEYIETPQVEYAKLLIDHLPESLNSVYFTNSGTEATEGAMKLAKRATGRSKIYSFKNAYHGSSQGALSVMGGEYWKNAFRPLLPETYTFNYNEQEIIDAIDEQTACVIMEPVQAEGGVLKPIPEWIQAVRKKCTETGTILIFDEIQAGFGRTGSLWAFEQYNVVPDILMLGKALGGGMPLGAFIADKKLMDLLTYNPVLGHITTFGGHPVSCAAGKASFEIILEEKLVEKVAEKEAILNEYLVHPKIKSIRTAGLWGALEFASNEEAQKVVETSIAHGVLSDFFLFAPERVHVGPPLTITNEELIDACKKIVVAIEEALI; from the coding sequence ATGCAATTAAGACAATTATTTTTATCTCATATCGGTCAGACGTCTCCGGCGCCACTAGCTATTCACATGGTAAAAGCACAAGGCATTTATCAATATGACAGCGAAGGCAAAGCATATATTGATATGATTTCTGGATTTAGCGTAAGCAATATCGGCCATAGCCATCCTAAAGTGGTGCAAGCCGTAAAGGACCAAGCAGAAAAATATATGCACTTGATTGTTTATGGTGAATATATTGAGACCCCACAGGTAGAATATGCCAAATTATTGATTGATCATCTACCAGAATCACTCAATAGTGTGTATTTTACCAATAGTGGCACCGAAGCCACAGAAGGAGCTATGAAATTAGCTAAAAGAGCTACTGGCAGAAGTAAAATATACTCCTTCAAAAATGCGTATCATGGCAGTTCGCAAGGTGCATTAAGTGTGATGGGTGGGGAATATTGGAAAAATGCTTTTCGCCCATTATTGCCTGAAACCTACACATTTAACTATAATGAACAAGAAATTATTGATGCGATAGACGAACAAACAGCTTGCGTCATCATGGAACCCGTACAAGCAGAAGGCGGCGTGTTAAAACCAATACCTGAATGGATACAAGCGGTCAGAAAAAAATGTACAGAAACGGGAACGATTCTGATATTTGATGAAATTCAAGCAGGTTTTGGTCGTACGGGTAGTTTGTGGGCATTTGAACAATACAATGTCGTTCCGGATATCTTAATGTTGGGAAAAGCTTTAGGTGGCGGTATGCCTTTGGGTGCGTTTATTGCAGATAAAAAATTGATGGATTTGTTGACCTATAACCCCGTATTGGGGCATATCACAACATTTGGCGGACATCCTGTATCCTGTGCGGCGGGTAAGGCTTCATTCGAAATAATTTTGGAAGAGAAATTAGTAGAAAAAGTTGCAGAAAAAGAAGCCATTTTAAATGAATATTTAGTTCATCCGAAAATTAAAAGTATCAGAACTGCAGGACTTTGGGGCGCATTGGAATTTGCTTCGAATGAGGAAGCGCAAAAAGTAGTGGAGACTTCTATCGCACATGGTGTGCTTTCGGATTTCTTTTTATTTGCACCAGAGCGTGTACATGTCGGACCTCCTTTGACGATTACAAACGAGGAATTAATTGATGCTTGTAAAAAAATTGTAGTTGCGATTGAGGAAGCGTTAATATAA
- a CDS encoding transglutaminase family protein — protein sequence MSIKVAIKHRTLYKYDRPVSLSPHTFRLRPAAHSRTPIESYSFKIKPKDHFINWQQDPFGNFQARVVFPEKTTELEVDVEVIARLEVINPFDFFVESYAETFPFKYTDILEKELAPYLEIMDDGPLLDLWVKENIDVSKPTSIVDFLVDINQKVNQNINYSIRMEPGVQTPDFTLQKSLGSCRDSGWLLVQALRKLGLAARFVSGYLVQLSADEKSLDGPSGPEADFTDLHAWAEVYIPGAGWIGLDATSGLFAGEGHIPLACTPDYRSAAPVVGASDKAEVTFEFENKVTRIFEDPRVTKPYTEQQWNEINAVGEQVDKDLFANDVRLTMGGEPTFVSIDDMESAQWNTAADGKEKRILSHDLIFRLRDSFGPNGLIHYGQGKWYPGEPLPRWQYGLYWRKDGFPVWKNPNLIAHEKTKHNYNTNDAKIFAEELCKNLAISTDNISSAYEDAFFFLWSEGKVPFNVDPLKANLKDSLERRTLANLLDKGLENPAGFVIPIEWNYWNNTWLSCEWKFNRQHLFLIPGNSPIGLRLPLNSLPVISKASSKVTFERSPFEEVTTLPQFEEAITRRYGTVTPFEEAPKREIPIVTKEKEEKKKKEPEEIEEDVLFEIQTIKTAISIEIREGILYLFLPPVQYIEHYLDLIASIEATADKLAIPVRIEGYEPPRDNRVEKIVVSPDPGVIEVNIHPSQTWGELKSNIETLYEQARLSRLGTEKFMLDGRHTGTGGGNHVTVGGDIPANSPLLRRPDLLQSIITFWQHHPALSYLFSGPFIGPTSQAPRIDEGRLEKLYEMEIAFSEVPTDGFIPYWLVDRIFRHLLTDITGNTHRSELCIDKLYSPDSSSGRLGILEFRGFDMPPHRQMSLLQILLVRALISAFWKKPYKHDLVRWGTELHDKFLLPHFIEKDIEDVVKYLNNQGYEFKSEWFAPFVEFRFPRYGTIQLEDIQMNIHMGIEPWHVLGEEMSSAGTARFVDSSLERVQVKINGLNSDRYILLCNGARVPLTPTAKKGEFICGIRYRAWQPPSALHPTIGIDAPLTFDIVDTWNGLSIGGCTYYVSHPGGRSYDTFPINAYEAESRRFSRFGTTSFTQDVLFKQPHLHVTEHYVENNRKPFVYDAPPIAISNEYPCTLDLRKIKK from the coding sequence ATGTCAATCAAAGTTGCTATCAAACACAGGACATTGTATAAATATGATCGCCCTGTATCGTTATCACCGCACACGTTTCGTCTAAGACCAGCGGCTCATTCGCGCACGCCTATTGAGTCTTATTCATTTAAAATAAAGCCTAAGGATCATTTTATCAATTGGCAGCAAGATCCATTTGGTAATTTCCAAGCGCGCGTAGTATTTCCCGAAAAAACGACAGAATTAGAAGTGGATGTAGAAGTTATCGCTCGATTAGAAGTAATTAATCCATTTGATTTTTTTGTAGAAAGTTATGCAGAAACATTTCCCTTTAAATACACGGATATTTTAGAGAAAGAATTGGCGCCATATTTGGAAATCATGGATGATGGTCCATTGCTAGATTTATGGGTAAAAGAAAATATTGATGTTTCCAAACCTACATCCATCGTTGATTTTCTTGTAGATATTAACCAAAAAGTCAATCAAAATATTAACTATTCTATCCGAATGGAACCTGGTGTACAGACACCAGATTTTACTTTACAAAAATCATTGGGATCTTGTAGAGATTCGGGGTGGTTGTTAGTTCAGGCTTTACGCAAACTAGGTTTAGCGGCTCGGTTTGTTTCTGGCTATTTAGTGCAATTAAGCGCAGATGAAAAGTCATTAGATGGACCTTCTGGTCCTGAAGCAGATTTTACAGATTTACATGCTTGGGCTGAAGTGTACATTCCCGGTGCAGGATGGATTGGGCTAGATGCGACATCTGGATTATTCGCGGGAGAAGGACATATTCCTTTGGCGTGTACGCCCGACTATAGAAGTGCGGCGCCTGTTGTAGGTGCTTCAGATAAAGCGGAAGTTACTTTCGAATTTGAAAACAAAGTAACTAGAATTTTCGAAGACCCTAGAGTAACTAAACCTTATACAGAGCAACAATGGAATGAGATAAATGCGGTTGGCGAACAAGTGGACAAAGACTTATTTGCCAATGATGTACGACTAACTATGGGAGGCGAGCCCACCTTTGTCTCTATTGATGACATGGAATCGGCGCAGTGGAATACTGCAGCAGATGGTAAGGAAAAGCGCATCCTTTCACATGATTTAATATTTAGATTGCGAGATAGTTTTGGTCCAAATGGATTGATCCACTATGGACAAGGAAAGTGGTATCCTGGAGAACCATTACCACGTTGGCAGTACGGACTATATTGGCGAAAAGATGGCTTCCCAGTTTGGAAAAATCCAAATCTAATCGCACACGAAAAAACGAAACACAACTATAATACGAACGACGCAAAAATATTTGCAGAAGAACTATGTAAAAATTTGGCAATTAGTACTGATAATATAAGTTCAGCGTACGAAGATGCCTTTTTCTTTCTATGGTCTGAGGGGAAAGTCCCTTTTAATGTAGATCCATTAAAAGCCAATTTAAAAGACTCATTGGAAAGACGCACATTGGCAAATCTTTTGGATAAAGGTCTGGAAAATCCAGCAGGTTTTGTTATTCCAATAGAATGGAATTATTGGAATAATACTTGGTTAAGTTGCGAGTGGAAATTTAACCGACAACATTTATTTCTTATACCTGGAAATTCGCCTATTGGGCTACGTCTACCTTTAAATTCTTTGCCTGTTATTTCCAAAGCAAGTTCTAAAGTTACGTTTGAAAGGAGTCCATTCGAAGAAGTAACAACCTTACCCCAATTTGAAGAAGCAATTACGCGTCGATATGGTACAGTTACGCCATTTGAAGAAGCGCCCAAGAGAGAAATTCCTATAGTTACAAAGGAAAAAGAGGAAAAGAAAAAGAAAGAACCCGAAGAAATAGAGGAAGATGTTTTATTTGAAATTCAAACAATAAAAACCGCAATCTCTATAGAAATAAGAGAGGGTATTTTATATTTATTCTTACCTCCAGTTCAATATATAGAGCACTATTTGGACTTAATTGCCTCCATTGAAGCGACTGCAGACAAACTAGCGATTCCCGTTAGAATTGAAGGATACGAACCTCCAAGAGATAATCGAGTTGAAAAAATTGTAGTCTCTCCAGATCCAGGTGTTATTGAAGTAAATATTCATCCTTCACAAACTTGGGGTGAACTTAAATCGAATATCGAAACCTTATATGAACAAGCGCGCTTGTCCAGATTAGGTACAGAAAAATTTATGCTCGATGGTCGACATACCGGTACAGGAGGAGGTAATCATGTTACTGTTGGTGGCGACATTCCTGCCAATAGTCCTTTATTAAGACGTCCGGATTTATTACAAAGTATCATTACTTTTTGGCAACATCATCCCGCATTGTCTTATTTATTTTCCGGTCCATTTATCGGTCCAACTAGTCAAGCGCCAAGGATTGATGAGGGACGTTTGGAAAAGTTATATGAAATGGAAATCGCTTTTAGTGAGGTTCCAACAGATGGCTTCATACCTTATTGGTTAGTGGATCGTATCTTCCGTCATTTGCTCACAGATATAACGGGTAATACCCACCGTTCAGAATTGTGTATTGACAAATTATATTCTCCAGATTCTTCTTCTGGTCGATTGGGAATATTGGAATTTAGAGGTTTTGATATGCCACCTCATCGACAAATGAGTCTTTTGCAAATCTTATTGGTACGTGCGCTCATTTCCGCTTTTTGGAAAAAGCCATACAAACATGACTTAGTGAGATGGGGAACAGAATTGCATGACAAATTCCTACTTCCACATTTTATTGAAAAAGATATCGAAGATGTAGTCAAATATCTCAACAATCAAGGTTATGAATTTAAATCTGAATGGTTTGCACCATTTGTAGAATTTAGATTTCCACGCTACGGCACAATTCAATTGGAAGATATTCAAATGAATATTCACATGGGAATTGAACCGTGGCATGTTTTAGGCGAAGAAATGTCTAGTGCAGGAACTGCAAGATTTGTAGACTCTTCACTCGAACGAGTTCAGGTAAAAATCAATGGTTTAAATTCTGATAGATATATACTGTTATGTAATGGAGCCAGAGTGCCATTAACTCCAACAGCTAAAAAAGGAGAATTTATTTGCGGTATACGTTATCGTGCTTGGCAACCACCAAGCGCATTACATCCAACGATTGGAATAGATGCGCCGTTGACTTTTGATATTGTAGATACTTGGAATGGCCTATCTATTGGCGGATGTACTTATTACGTTTCTCACCCTGGCGGCCGCAGTTATGATACCTTTCCGATCAACGCATACGAAGCGGAGTCGAGAAGATTTAGCAGATTTGGAACGACTTCCTTTACACAAGATGTTTTATTCAAACAGCCACATTTACATGTGACCGAACATTATGTAGAAAATAATCGCAAGCCATTTGTATATGATGCGCCGCCAATAGCGATAAGTAATGAATATCCTTGCACATTGGATTTAAGGAAAATAAAAAAATAG
- a CDS encoding zinc-binding metallopeptidase family protein produces the protein MQLFECTQCGQPVYFDNTFCASCNASLGFDPIDFSMKSLTPDENGKLVEPKSNTSFHYCANHEHDVCNWIISDEDPATFCIACSLNRTIPDISQPDYLVRWKTIEAAKHRLIYGLLKWKLPVISKVTNEEDGIQFDFKADDNSQERVLTGHANGLITMNIEEADDVEREMAKNNMDEVYRTVLGHFRHEIGHYYWDLLISKKPDALEKCRAIFGDDTKSYQEALDEHYNNGAPADWALHYISSYATMHPWEDWAETWAHYLHIVDTLQTAYSFGLNVHPKISNPPKTFVSSIDFDPYEEKDFSKIINNWFPITFALNSINRSMGEDDLYPFVINVDVQKKLEFIHNVIHQTI, from the coding sequence ATGCAACTATTTGAATGTACCCAATGTGGTCAACCAGTTTATTTTGACAATACTTTTTGTGCATCATGCAATGCATCTTTAGGTTTTGACCCGATTGATTTTTCCATGAAATCATTAACACCTGACGAAAATGGAAAATTAGTTGAACCGAAATCAAATACCTCTTTTCACTATTGTGCCAATCATGAGCATGACGTTTGTAATTGGATTATTTCGGATGAAGATCCTGCAACTTTTTGTATTGCGTGTTCTTTAAATAGAACGATTCCTGACATATCACAACCAGATTATTTAGTACGTTGGAAAACAATTGAAGCAGCTAAACATCGTCTTATCTATGGTTTATTAAAATGGAAACTGCCTGTAATAAGCAAGGTTACCAATGAAGAAGACGGAATTCAATTCGACTTTAAAGCGGACGACAATAGTCAAGAACGCGTATTGACAGGTCACGCGAATGGCTTGATTACGATGAATATTGAAGAAGCCGACGACGTCGAACGTGAAATGGCTAAAAATAATATGGATGAAGTTTATCGAACGGTTTTAGGACATTTCCGTCATGAAATTGGTCATTATTATTGGGATTTATTGATATCCAAAAAGCCTGATGCATTGGAAAAATGTAGAGCAATATTTGGAGATGATACAAAAAGTTATCAGGAAGCACTGGACGAGCACTATAACAATGGTGCACCAGCAGATTGGGCATTACACTATATTAGTTCGTATGCAACCATGCATCCTTGGGAAGATTGGGCAGAAACTTGGGCACATTATTTACATATAGTCGATACATTGCAAACGGCGTATTCTTTTGGATTAAATGTTCATCCAAAAATTTCTAATCCACCTAAAACATTTGTAAGTAGTATTGATTTTGATCCGTACGAAGAAAAAGATTTTAGTAAAATAATCAACAATTGGTTTCCTATTACTTTTGCACTGAATAGTATTAATAGAAGTATGGGAGAAGATGATTTGTATCCATTTGTAATCAATGTAGACGTTCAGAAAAAGTTAGAATTCATACATAATGTAATTCATCAAACTATATAA
- a CDS encoding transglutaminase family protein: MKYKVIHKTTYTYSEPVSLCQNIALLHPRNTDCQVLNEYRLSISPDPLTRQTYEDAFGNNLEYFSIEEDHSELSVTSVSIIENDYKSVDEKWNEAAKISWKEIKDSIRENDYSILQFIAPTTITEFNCDIKEFAEKIFSKNTSFLICVKTLMQTIFTDWKFSSGFTTIATPPSEVFKLKKGVCQDFANLALACIRSLGLPARYVSGYIETIPPEGEKKMLGADASHAWFAVFVPNYGWFDFDPTNNKIPKEEYIVTSWGRDYFDVVPLKGVMTGFGENTMDVAVDVVKM, encoded by the coding sequence ATGAAATATAAAGTGATACATAAAACGACGTATACTTATAGTGAACCTGTAAGTCTTTGTCAAAATATCGCTTTGCTACACCCACGTAATACAGATTGTCAAGTTTTAAATGAATATCGTCTAAGTATTTCTCCAGATCCTCTAACAAGGCAAACTTATGAAGATGCTTTTGGAAATAATTTGGAATATTTTTCGATAGAAGAAGATCATAGTGAGTTGTCTGTTACTTCTGTTTCAATCATAGAAAATGACTATAAAAGTGTAGATGAAAAGTGGAATGAGGCTGCAAAAATTTCTTGGAAAGAAATAAAAGATTCTATTCGAGAAAATGATTATTCCATATTGCAATTTATTGCTCCGACAACTATAACAGAGTTTAATTGTGATATTAAGGAATTTGCAGAAAAGATTTTTTCGAAAAATACATCCTTTCTTATTTGTGTAAAAACATTAATGCAAACTATTTTTACAGATTGGAAATTTTCCTCTGGTTTCACAACTATTGCAACCCCTCCATCTGAAGTATTTAAACTAAAAAAAGGAGTATGTCAAGATTTTGCCAATCTGGCGTTGGCTTGTATTCGTAGTTTGGGTTTGCCAGCAAGATATGTTAGTGGTTATATAGAAACGATACCGCCAGAAGGAGAGAAGAAAATGTTAGGTGCAGATGCCTCTCATGCTTGGTTTGCGGTCTTTGTCCCGAACTATGGTTGGTTTGATTTTGATCCTACCAATAATAAAATTCCTAAAGAAGAATATATCGTCACTTCTTGGGGAAGAGATTATTTCGATGTAGTTCCTTTAAAAGGTGTGATGACTGGATTCGGAGAAAATACGATGGATGTAGCTGTCGATGTTGTAAAAATGTAA